A DNA window from Oncorhynchus tshawytscha isolate Ot180627B linkage group LG13, Otsh_v2.0, whole genome shotgun sequence contains the following coding sequences:
- the LOC112264406 gene encoding TLR4 interactor with leucine rich repeats-like isoform X2 has protein sequence MPHQKLEPTAVLEWIPVISLVSSAFSFSLVTGSSRLHPPAASVLSAATASKRSTSSVQTGGCARCPRCTPRGSQRTCLSSASAETSSVTSPPSTSHESNQLSHIHRNAFSKLTKLRFLNLAQNKLTAVRNVFTFSQLRSLNTLLLSENEIQHVGNHVFQNLKKLSKLSLSNNNIYHLESESLKGLSSLTEFLIDGNELENLPAGLLDPLERVEELDFSCNQISTVDPSAFEQLKHLSVLKLKDNRLTSLSGNIFALNSGLYDLDLHGNNWTCDCRLGELKQWMKSAHSQGKLLTVFLQCHHPATLRGKYLDYINSSQLQPPGNWSHLCETQTRPEESRGGGVLEKELEDRERGQGEVRKEIEGERRGIEAEERKDGEEHREIGSREGVEMKAIEKVGRGREGEDRKEGEEEVGIQGDQGGQDERDKSLSSNRKRRKKISASPRSRPSAEASGKREKGRWDSVPGRSIPQTQAPLLNNPTPPTTTWPQTIDHQNSHGNHLSGPITELLTSSPPTPRKEERFDLFRGGHEDIIPAVTDPCVFNRHFITNVTVDQVASSTATVHWTTRDHSRFTPGAGPGLEEVHYRVLFDRFGSSDRFPRYVYARGTARSVMLRELSPDITYMACVEGVVGGSVCQVAPRDHCAGLVTLPEEVHHQETLTSDLQLVTVGTLAGNAVLLLVIGGAWLGRSLRRKLKRRKSAVHVRHMYSTRRPFRSSMTTTAAVSTDFTSFQSSRPPRLGTLEEGGDLIEFPCDRFLDISPTRRDNSDMQRFSD, from the exons ATGCCGCATCAGAAGCTTGAGCCAACTGCCGTTTTGGAATGGATACCGGTAATTTCGTTGGTGTCATCtgctttctccttttctcttgtGACGGGTTCCTCTCGCCTTCACCCGCCAGCGGCTTCTGTCCTGAGCGCTGCGACTGCCAGCAAGCGCAGCACATCCTCTGTACAAACCGGGGGCTGCGCGCGGTGCCCAAGGTGCACTCCTCGCGGGTCCCAGAGGACGTGCTTGTCTTCAGCCTCGGCGGAAACTTCATCGGTAACATCTCCGCCTTCGACTTCACACG AATCGAACCAGCTGAGTCACATTCACAGAAACGCCTTTTCCAAGCTCACCAAACTGCGCTTTCTCAACCTGGCGCAGAACAAACTGACAGCCGTGCGTAATGTGTTTACGTTCTCCCAGCTCAGGTCACTGAATACGTTGCTGCTctctgaaaatgaaatacaacaCGTCGGAAACCACGTCTTTCAGAATCTGAAAAAGCTTTCTAAACTATCCCTCAGCAATAACAACATCTACCATTTGGAAAGCGAGTCGTTGAAAGGACTGTCGAGCTTGACAGAATTTCTGATTGACGGGAACGAACTGGAGAATCTTCCCGCAGGACTTCTCGACCCGCTGGAGAGAGTTGAGGAGCTGGACTTTAGCTGCAACCAAATTTCCACAGTGGACCCCTCTGCTTTTGAACAACTGAAGCATCTGAGTGTTTTAAAACTCAAAGACAACAGGCTCACGAGCCTCTCCGGTAACATATTCGCCCTCAACAGCGGCCTTTACGATTTGGATCTCCATGGCAACAACTGGACGTGTGACTGCCGCCTGGGCGAGCTGAAGCAGTGGATGAAGTCGGCGCACTCTCAGGGGAAGCTGCTGACCGTTTTCCTGCAGTGTCATCACCCAGCGACACTGAGGGGGAAGTATCTAGATTATATCAACAGCTCCCAGCTGCAGCCCCCAGGGAATTGGAGCCACTTGTGTGAGACCCAGACTAGGcctgaggagagcagaggagggggtGTCCTGGAGAAGGAgctggaggacagggagagagggcagggagaggtgaggaaggagatagaaggggagaggagaggaatagaggcagaggaaaggaaggatggAGAAGAGCATAGGGAAAttgggagtagagagggagtggagatgaAGGCAATAGAGAAGGTAggcaggggtagagagggagaggataggaaggagggagaggaggaggtgggtatCCAAGGGGACCAGGGAGGGCAAGATGAGCGGGACAAATCCCTGTCATcaaacaggaagaggaggaagaaaataTCTGCCAGCCCAAGGTCGCGACCTTCTGCTGAGGCTTCTGGGAAGCGTGAGAAAGGGAGGTGGGATTCCGTTCCGGGCCGCAGCATTCCTCAAACACAAGCCCCTCTCCTGAACAACCCCACGCCTCCAACCACAACCTGGCCTCAGACAATTGACCACCAAAATAGCCATGGTAACCATCTCAGTGGGCCAATCACAGagctcctcacctcctctcctcccacccctcgaAAAGAGGAACGGTTTGACCTGTTCAGAGGCGGTCACGAGGACATTATACCTGCAGTGACCGACCCCTGTGTGTTCAACCGCCACTTCATCACCAACGTGACAGTCGACCAGGTCGCCTCCAGCACGGCCACGGTCCACTGGACCACACGCGACCACAGCCGCTTTACACCGGGAGCCGGACCGGGACTAGAAGAGGTTCACTACAGAGTGCTGTTTGACCGCTTTGGGTCATCTGACCGTTTTCCTCGGTACGTGTACGCCCGTGGCACGGCGCGGTCGGTGATGTTACGAGAACTAAGCCCAGACATCACCTACATGGCTTGTGTTGAGGGTGTGGTGGGAGGGTCTGTGTGTCAGGTGGCGCCCAGGGACCACTGCGCCGGATTGGTCACTCTCCCAGAAGAGGTTCATCACCAAGAgacactgacctctgacctccaacTGGTCACCGTGGGAACACTGGCCGGCAACGCCGTCCTTCTTCTGGTGATTGGAGGAGCCTGGCTGGGGCGAAGTTTGAGGCGGAAGCTGAAAAGGAGGAAGTCAGCAGTGCATGTGCGCCACATGTACTCCACGCGGCGACCGTTCCGCAGCTCCATGACAACAACAGCGGCGGTGTCAACAGACTTCACAAGCTTCCAGAGCAGCCGGCCGCCACGCCTCGGAACCCTGGAGGAAGGGGGCGACCTTATAGAGTTCCCCTGCGACCGTTTCCTTGACATCAGCCCCACCCGTAGAGACAACAGTGACATGCAGAGGTTCTCAGATTAA
- the LOC112264406 gene encoding TLR4 interactor with leucine rich repeats-like isoform X1, whose amino-acid sequence MDTGNFVGVICFLLFSCDGFLSPSPASGFCPERCDCQQAQHILCTNRGLRAVPKVHSSRVPEDVLVFSLGGNFIGNISAFDFTRYGNLIRLNLQYNQIQTIHPKAFEKLSKLEELYLGNNLISTIPPETLQSLAKLTTLYGNNNDIKKITPELFGNLESIVKLRLDGNAIELLQNSVFKSLTNLHYLHLESNQLSHIHRNAFSKLTKLRFLNLAQNKLTAVRNVFTFSQLRSLNTLLLSENEIQHVGNHVFQNLKKLSKLSLSNNNIYHLESESLKGLSSLTEFLIDGNELENLPAGLLDPLERVEELDFSCNQISTVDPSAFEQLKHLSVLKLKDNRLTSLSGNIFALNSGLYDLDLHGNNWTCDCRLGELKQWMKSAHSQGKLLTVFLQCHHPATLRGKYLDYINSSQLQPPGNWSHLCETQTRPEESRGGGVLEKELEDRERGQGEVRKEIEGERRGIEAEERKDGEEHREIGSREGVEMKAIEKVGRGREGEDRKEGEEEVGIQGDQGGQDERDKSLSSNRKRRKKISASPRSRPSAEASGKREKGRWDSVPGRSIPQTQAPLLNNPTPPTTTWPQTIDHQNSHGNHLSGPITELLTSSPPTPRKEERFDLFRGGHEDIIPAVTDPCVFNRHFITNVTVDQVASSTATVHWTTRDHSRFTPGAGPGLEEVHYRVLFDRFGSSDRFPRYVYARGTARSVMLRELSPDITYMACVEGVVGGSVCQVAPRDHCAGLVTLPEEVHHQETLTSDLQLVTVGTLAGNAVLLLVIGGAWLGRSLRRKLKRRKSAVHVRHMYSTRRPFRSSMTTTAAVSTDFTSFQSSRPPRLGTLEEGGDLIEFPCDRFLDISPTRRDNSDMQRFSD is encoded by the coding sequence ATGGATACCGGTAATTTCGTTGGTGTCATCtgctttctccttttctcttgtGACGGGTTCCTCTCGCCTTCACCCGCCAGCGGCTTCTGTCCTGAGCGCTGCGACTGCCAGCAAGCGCAGCACATCCTCTGTACAAACCGGGGGCTGCGCGCGGTGCCCAAGGTGCACTCCTCGCGGGTCCCAGAGGACGTGCTTGTCTTCAGCCTCGGCGGAAACTTCATCGGTAACATCTCCGCCTTCGACTTCACACGGTATGGAAATCTTATAAGGTTGAACTTACAGTATAATCAAATACAGACCATTCACCCAAAAGCGTTTGAAAAGCTCTCCAAATTGGAGGAGCTGTATTTGGGCAACAATCTGATATCAACAATACCCCCAGAAACTTTACAGTCACTGGCAAAACTGACAACTTTGTATGGCAATAACAATGACATTAAGAAGATTACTCCAGAGCTGTTTGGTAACTTGGAGAGCATTGTGAAGCTGAGGTTGGATGGGAACGCCATAGAACTGTTACAGAATTCAGTCTTTAAGAGCTTGACTAATCTACATTATCTCCATCTAGAATCGAACCAGCTGAGTCACATTCACAGAAACGCCTTTTCCAAGCTCACCAAACTGCGCTTTCTCAACCTGGCGCAGAACAAACTGACAGCCGTGCGTAATGTGTTTACGTTCTCCCAGCTCAGGTCACTGAATACGTTGCTGCTctctgaaaatgaaatacaacaCGTCGGAAACCACGTCTTTCAGAATCTGAAAAAGCTTTCTAAACTATCCCTCAGCAATAACAACATCTACCATTTGGAAAGCGAGTCGTTGAAAGGACTGTCGAGCTTGACAGAATTTCTGATTGACGGGAACGAACTGGAGAATCTTCCCGCAGGACTTCTCGACCCGCTGGAGAGAGTTGAGGAGCTGGACTTTAGCTGCAACCAAATTTCCACAGTGGACCCCTCTGCTTTTGAACAACTGAAGCATCTGAGTGTTTTAAAACTCAAAGACAACAGGCTCACGAGCCTCTCCGGTAACATATTCGCCCTCAACAGCGGCCTTTACGATTTGGATCTCCATGGCAACAACTGGACGTGTGACTGCCGCCTGGGCGAGCTGAAGCAGTGGATGAAGTCGGCGCACTCTCAGGGGAAGCTGCTGACCGTTTTCCTGCAGTGTCATCACCCAGCGACACTGAGGGGGAAGTATCTAGATTATATCAACAGCTCCCAGCTGCAGCCCCCAGGGAATTGGAGCCACTTGTGTGAGACCCAGACTAGGcctgaggagagcagaggagggggtGTCCTGGAGAAGGAgctggaggacagggagagagggcagggagaggtgaggaaggagatagaaggggagaggagaggaatagaggcagaggaaaggaaggatggAGAAGAGCATAGGGAAAttgggagtagagagggagtggagatgaAGGCAATAGAGAAGGTAggcaggggtagagagggagaggataggaaggagggagaggaggaggtgggtatCCAAGGGGACCAGGGAGGGCAAGATGAGCGGGACAAATCCCTGTCATcaaacaggaagaggaggaagaaaataTCTGCCAGCCCAAGGTCGCGACCTTCTGCTGAGGCTTCTGGGAAGCGTGAGAAAGGGAGGTGGGATTCCGTTCCGGGCCGCAGCATTCCTCAAACACAAGCCCCTCTCCTGAACAACCCCACGCCTCCAACCACAACCTGGCCTCAGACAATTGACCACCAAAATAGCCATGGTAACCATCTCAGTGGGCCAATCACAGagctcctcacctcctctcctcccacccctcgaAAAGAGGAACGGTTTGACCTGTTCAGAGGCGGTCACGAGGACATTATACCTGCAGTGACCGACCCCTGTGTGTTCAACCGCCACTTCATCACCAACGTGACAGTCGACCAGGTCGCCTCCAGCACGGCCACGGTCCACTGGACCACACGCGACCACAGCCGCTTTACACCGGGAGCCGGACCGGGACTAGAAGAGGTTCACTACAGAGTGCTGTTTGACCGCTTTGGGTCATCTGACCGTTTTCCTCGGTACGTGTACGCCCGTGGCACGGCGCGGTCGGTGATGTTACGAGAACTAAGCCCAGACATCACCTACATGGCTTGTGTTGAGGGTGTGGTGGGAGGGTCTGTGTGTCAGGTGGCGCCCAGGGACCACTGCGCCGGATTGGTCACTCTCCCAGAAGAGGTTCATCACCAAGAgacactgacctctgacctccaacTGGTCACCGTGGGAACACTGGCCGGCAACGCCGTCCTTCTTCTGGTGATTGGAGGAGCCTGGCTGGGGCGAAGTTTGAGGCGGAAGCTGAAAAGGAGGAAGTCAGCAGTGCATGTGCGCCACATGTACTCCACGCGGCGACCGTTCCGCAGCTCCATGACAACAACAGCGGCGGTGTCAACAGACTTCACAAGCTTCCAGAGCAGCCGGCCGCCACGCCTCGGAACCCTGGAGGAAGGGGGCGACCTTATAGAGTTCCCCTGCGACCGTTTCCTTGACATCAGCCCCACCCGTAGAGACAACAGTGACATGCAGAGGTTCTCAGATTAA